In Opitutaceae bacterium TAV5, one genomic interval encodes:
- a CDS encoding iron dependent repressor — MAMPPSRSNDSSETSGLPASMQAWKHTDRETVEDVLRAMLECEYHQQTASDERLAGLTGASREAVLHALARAREAGLVATGDNAAATRPTPAGSGGRGLLPAGREIALLIMRAHRLVETRLARESGLQPERWHELAHTAEHRLSRDEVNRLADRLDNPRFDPHGDPIPTREGHWPGAGGRPLLSWTPETRGVIDHVEDEPPALFARLARAGVYAGMRFTLHDIHPAGCRLTIEARKFDLPLELAAMVRVRPPLDSEKPVPAGACRLSDIGPGGSADVLLLLPGCIGAERSRLLDLGFVPGSRIEYALQSPFQGPAAFRVRGTLVALRREQADQVLVAAEPKPAPGNADALKG, encoded by the coding sequence ATGGCGATGCCTCCATCCCGCAGCAACGACAGTTCCGAGACGTCCGGACTTCCCGCCTCCATGCAGGCCTGGAAGCACACCGACCGTGAAACCGTCGAGGATGTGCTGCGCGCCATGCTGGAATGCGAATACCACCAGCAGACCGCTTCCGACGAACGCCTTGCCGGCCTCACCGGCGCCTCGCGCGAGGCCGTGCTCCACGCCCTTGCCCGCGCCCGCGAGGCCGGACTCGTCGCCACCGGCGACAACGCCGCCGCCACCCGCCCCACGCCCGCCGGCAGCGGCGGCCGGGGGCTCCTCCCGGCCGGTCGCGAGATCGCGCTCCTCATCATGCGCGCGCACCGGCTCGTGGAAACCCGGCTCGCCCGCGAATCCGGGCTGCAACCCGAACGCTGGCACGAGCTTGCCCATACCGCCGAACACCGTCTCTCGCGCGACGAAGTCAACCGCCTCGCCGACCGGCTCGACAACCCGCGCTTCGACCCGCACGGCGACCCCATTCCCACCCGCGAGGGCCACTGGCCCGGCGCCGGCGGCCGCCCCCTGCTCTCCTGGACGCCGGAGACCCGCGGTGTGATCGACCACGTCGAGGACGAGCCCCCCGCCCTCTTCGCCCGGCTCGCGCGCGCCGGCGTCTATGCCGGCATGCGTTTCACCCTCCACGACATCCACCCCGCCGGCTGCCGCCTCACCATCGAGGCCCGCAAGTTTGACCTGCCGCTGGAACTCGCCGCCATGGTCCGCGTCCGCCCGCCGCTCGATTCCGAAAAACCCGTCCCCGCCGGAGCCTGCCGCCTTTCCGACATCGGCCCCGGCGGCAGTGCCGACGTGCTCCTCCTCCTTCCCGGCTGCATCGGGGCGGAACGCTCGCGCCTGCTCGATCTCGGTTTTGTGCCCGGCAGCCGCATCGAGTACGCCCTGCAAAGCCCCTTCCAAGGTCCGGCCGCCTTCCGCGTCCGCGGCACCCTCGTCGCCCTCCGCCGCGAACAGGCCGACCAGGTGCTGGTGGCGGCAGAGCCGAAACCGGCGCCCGGAAACGCTGACGCGCTGAAAGGCTGA
- a CDS encoding cysteine synthase → MASSLFPDIVSTVGNTPLIKLGRMAAKLPGTIYVKNEFMNPCSSVKDRIGRAMIEAAEKEGKVGPESVIVEPTSGNTGIALAFVCAQRGYKLILTMPETMSLERRVLLRMLGAELVLTPASEGMPGAIAKANAILAQHGERGYMPQQFENPANPEIHRRTTAEEIWEATGGNVDAFVAGVGTGGTITGVAEVIKSRRKMRAIAVEPAASPVLAGGKAGRHVIQGIGAGFVPKNCNTSIIDEIIAVTDDDALNTARQLAVQEGILGGISTGANVWAALQVAARPDFEGKAIVTVACSCGERYISTALAERAWQEVRV, encoded by the coding sequence ATGGCATCCTCCCTCTTCCCGGACATTGTTTCCACCGTCGGTAACACCCCGCTCATCAAGCTCGGCCGCATGGCGGCAAAGCTGCCGGGGACGATTTATGTGAAAAACGAATTCATGAATCCGTGTTCCAGCGTGAAGGACCGGATCGGCCGCGCGATGATCGAAGCGGCGGAAAAGGAGGGCAAGGTGGGGCCGGAGAGCGTCATCGTGGAGCCGACGTCGGGCAACACCGGGATCGCCCTGGCCTTCGTCTGTGCCCAGCGCGGTTACAAGCTCATCCTGACGATGCCGGAGACGATGTCGCTGGAGCGCCGCGTGCTGCTCCGGATGCTCGGGGCCGAACTCGTTCTCACGCCGGCCTCGGAGGGCATGCCGGGCGCCATCGCCAAGGCCAACGCCATCCTCGCGCAACACGGCGAGCGCGGCTACATGCCGCAGCAGTTTGAAAACCCGGCCAACCCCGAGATCCATCGCCGCACCACGGCCGAGGAAATCTGGGAAGCCACCGGCGGCAACGTGGATGCCTTCGTGGCCGGCGTGGGCACGGGCGGCACGATCACGGGTGTGGCGGAAGTCATCAAGTCGCGTCGCAAGATGCGCGCCATCGCGGTGGAGCCGGCGGCGAGCCCGGTGCTCGCGGGCGGCAAGGCCGGCCGTCACGTGATCCAGGGCATCGGCGCCGGATTCGTGCCGAAGAACTGCAACACCTCGATCATCGACGAGATCATCGCCGTGACCGACGACGATGCGCTCAACACCGCCCGCCAGCTTGCCGTGCAGGAGGGCATCCTCGGGGGCATCTCGACGGGTGCGAATGTCTGGGCGGCGTTGCAGGTGGCGGCGCGCCCCGACTTCGAGGGCAAGGCGATCGTGACCGTCGCCTGCAGTTGCGGCGAACGCTACATCTCGACCGCGCTGGCCGAGCGGGCGTGGCAGGAAGTGCGGGTGTGA
- a CDS encoding oxidoreductase, with product MSKKIGVLGLGIIGGIWARHYHAAGILAGAWNRTPQPDFPQWRDTPEAVAAAADIVQIVVADPPAVQGVIDRILPALGPGKVVVQSSTIDPDSSTRFRDRVAATGARYLEAPFTGSKPAAEERKTVFYLGGDAALIAELEPVLSLVSATRLHIGDNRQATILKLAMNLNLAIQMEGISEALTLARRGGIGDDTFFGALARNVGHSGLVTLKEPKLRAGDFAPQFSVKHMHKDMRLAAGTAEAAGFPLLAAVRARLAEAEARGWADDDFASLIRLLG from the coding sequence ATGAGCAAAAAAATCGGTGTTCTCGGACTCGGCATCATCGGCGGCATCTGGGCTCGCCACTATCACGCGGCCGGCATTCTTGCCGGCGCATGGAACCGCACCCCGCAGCCGGATTTCCCGCAATGGCGCGACACGCCCGAAGCGGTGGCGGCGGCCGCCGACATCGTGCAGATCGTCGTGGCCGATCCTCCGGCCGTGCAGGGCGTGATCGACCGCATCCTGCCCGCGCTCGGGCCGGGCAAGGTCGTCGTCCAGTCGAGCACGATCGACCCCGACAGCAGCACGCGTTTCCGCGACCGGGTCGCGGCCACCGGGGCGCGCTACCTCGAAGCGCCGTTCACCGGCAGCAAGCCGGCGGCGGAGGAGCGCAAGACGGTCTTTTATCTCGGCGGCGACGCAGCGCTGATCGCCGAACTGGAGCCGGTGCTCTCCCTCGTATCGGCCACGCGACTACACATCGGCGACAACCGGCAGGCCACGATCCTGAAACTCGCGATGAACCTCAATCTTGCGATCCAGATGGAGGGCATTTCGGAGGCGCTCACGCTCGCCCGCCGGGGCGGCATCGGCGACGACACGTTTTTCGGCGCGCTCGCGCGCAATGTCGGCCATTCCGGCCTCGTGACGCTCAAGGAGCCAAAATTGCGCGCGGGGGATTTCGCCCCGCAGTTTTCCGTGAAACACATGCACAAGGACATGCGGCTGGCCGCCGGCACGGCGGAGGCGGCGGGCTTTCCGCTGCTGGCCGCGGTGCGCGCCCGGCTGGCCGAGGCGGAGGCGCGCGGCTGGGCGGACGACGATTTTGCGTCGCTGATCCGGCTGCTCGGGTAA
- a CDS encoding methionyl-tRNA synthetase, translating into MKKTFYITTAIDYVNGSPHLGHAYEKVLTDVIARFRRAMGDRVYFLTGVDEHGQKVQQSARKRGISPQQLCDEVSEEFRTLCAKLEISNDDFIRTTEPRHKKVVRELLQKLHDKGEIYKAEYKGFYSTRQEQFLQEKDRNPDGTWPEIFGDVTEITESNYFFKLRAYQDWLVDFLRTNEDFVFPRYRQKQVLEFLAEPLNDLCISRPKDRLEWGIPLPFDEDFVTYVWFDALVNYYSAVIDKPGVWPADFHVIGKDILVPPHAVYWPIMLKALGVEPPRSLLAHGWWSINGSKMSKSTGNFVEPVSFADQYGVDALRYFLIREMSVGQDSDFSLQQFLARYNAELANNLGNLVNRTLNMTNRFAGGVIPAAAPDGADGLDAAALAPETELKTLWEKTRAEVIELSEGFQFHIALERTFGFITATNRYVEQRAPWKLGKSAEAADQALLRTSLATMAEALRLGVTLLVTVMPATVEKVYGVLGYKPAAGPEGAAGAGWRDELVWGDRLTGSKVAETAILFPRPQTDAKSK; encoded by the coding sequence ATGAAGAAGACATTCTACATCACGACCGCGATCGACTATGTGAACGGTTCGCCGCACCTCGGCCATGCCTACGAGAAGGTGCTGACGGACGTTATTGCACGGTTCCGGCGCGCGATGGGAGACCGGGTGTATTTCCTCACCGGCGTGGACGAGCACGGCCAGAAGGTCCAGCAAAGCGCCCGGAAACGCGGCATTTCGCCGCAGCAACTGTGCGACGAGGTCTCCGAAGAATTCCGCACCCTGTGTGCCAAACTCGAAATCTCCAACGACGATTTCATCCGCACCACCGAGCCGCGTCACAAGAAAGTCGTCCGTGAGCTCCTGCAAAAACTCCATGACAAGGGCGAAATCTATAAAGCGGAGTACAAGGGTTTTTATTCCACGCGCCAGGAGCAGTTTTTACAGGAAAAGGACCGCAACCCCGACGGCACCTGGCCGGAGATTTTCGGCGACGTCACGGAAATCACCGAGAGCAACTATTTCTTCAAGCTGCGCGCTTACCAGGACTGGCTGGTCGATTTCCTCAGGACCAACGAGGATTTTGTGTTCCCGCGCTACCGGCAGAAGCAGGTGCTGGAGTTTCTGGCCGAGCCGCTCAACGACCTCTGCATCTCGCGTCCGAAGGACCGTCTCGAATGGGGCATCCCGTTGCCGTTCGACGAGGATTTTGTGACCTACGTGTGGTTCGACGCGCTGGTCAACTACTACTCCGCCGTGATCGACAAGCCGGGCGTGTGGCCGGCCGATTTCCACGTCATCGGCAAGGACATCCTCGTGCCGCCGCACGCCGTTTACTGGCCGATCATGCTGAAGGCGCTCGGCGTGGAGCCGCCGCGCTCGCTGCTGGCCCACGGCTGGTGGTCGATCAACGGCAGCAAGATGTCCAAGAGCACCGGCAACTTCGTCGAGCCGGTGAGTTTCGCCGACCAGTACGGCGTCGATGCGCTGCGCTATTTTCTCATCCGCGAGATGAGCGTGGGGCAGGACAGCGATTTCTCGCTCCAGCAGTTCCTCGCCCGTTACAACGCCGAACTGGCCAACAACCTCGGCAACCTCGTCAACCGCACGCTCAACATGACCAACCGCTTCGCCGGCGGCGTGATTCCGGCGGCGGCCCCTGACGGAGCGGACGGACTCGACGCTGCCGCGCTCGCGCCCGAGACCGAGTTGAAAACGCTTTGGGAGAAAACGCGTGCCGAAGTGATCGAGTTGAGCGAAGGCTTCCAGTTCCACATCGCGCTGGAGCGTACCTTCGGCTTCATCACCGCGACCAACCGCTACGTCGAGCAGCGTGCGCCGTGGAAACTCGGCAAGTCCGCCGAAGCGGCCGATCAGGCCCTGCTGCGCACCTCGCTCGCCACCATGGCCGAGGCGCTGCGCCTGGGCGTGACGCTGCTCGTCACCGTGATGCCCGCGACGGTCGAAAAGGTGTACGGTGTCCTCGGATACAAACCGGCGGCCGGACCTGAAGGCGCCGCCGGCGCCGGCTGGCGTGACGAACTCGTGTGGGGCGATCGCCTCACCGGCTCGAAGGTGGCCGAGACGGCGATCCTGTTCCCGCGGCCGCAGACGGATGCGAAATCGAAGTGA